From a region of the Bacillus sp. 2205SS5-2 genome:
- a CDS encoding S66 family peptidase produces the protein MPDKLQLGDTIGICSPASGVAALCPRRFQRGIDHIKELGFQVKVATNALKRTDYMAGSIQDRVDDLHELFTDKGVKAIITAIGGYSSHQLLEQLDFNLIQQNPKILLGYSDITSLHLAILKKANLVTYLGPSVLVQFGEFDGLLPFTKKYFFDLLVEGDEVNYESSDACIYETLMWDEDDDRKRKTVSHTGMKVVKSGQAKGSIVAANLSTLLLLAGTRYFPDMDGVLLCLEDDEEESPAFLDRFFTQLRQMGVYHQIAGLIIGRFHKQVGFKDGQLESLLLRVTDGHVFPIIVGADFGHTDPMYILPNGIKAELNAEQSISFRLLEKAVK, from the coding sequence ATGCCAGATAAACTTCAATTAGGAGACACGATCGGTATTTGTTCACCTGCTTCAGGTGTGGCTGCCCTATGCCCACGACGATTTCAACGAGGAATTGATCATATAAAAGAACTAGGTTTCCAGGTGAAAGTGGCCACAAATGCCTTAAAACGAACCGATTATATGGCTGGAAGTATTCAAGATCGAGTGGATGATTTGCATGAATTATTCACGGATAAAGGGGTAAAAGCCATTATCACCGCGATCGGCGGCTATTCTTCGCATCAATTGTTAGAACAGTTAGATTTTAACTTAATTCAACAAAACCCCAAAATATTGCTGGGGTATAGTGATATCACTTCTCTACATTTAGCCATACTGAAGAAAGCGAATCTGGTGACCTACCTTGGGCCATCTGTCCTAGTACAATTTGGCGAATTTGATGGACTACTTCCTTTTACCAAAAAATATTTTTTTGATCTCCTTGTGGAAGGGGATGAAGTGAACTATGAAAGTTCAGATGCCTGTATATATGAAACTTTAATGTGGGATGAAGACGATGATCGGAAACGAAAAACGGTTTCACATACCGGCATGAAAGTAGTGAAAAGTGGACAGGCGAAAGGATCTATTGTAGCAGCAAACTTATCGACCTTACTATTACTAGCCGGAACTAGGTACTTTCCAGATATGGACGGAGTTCTTTTATGTTTAGAGGATGACGAAGAGGAGTCACCAGCATTTCTCGATCGTTTCTTTACACAATTAAGACAAATGGGTGTGTATCACCAAATAGCCGGTCTAATCATCGGCCGTTTTCATAAACAAGTTGGATTTAAAGATGGCCAACTAGAATCTTTGCTCCTTCGTGTAACTGACGGTCATGTCTTTCCAATCATTGTCGGAGCAGATTTTGGACACACTGACCCGATGTATATCTTGCCAAATGGTATTAAGGCGGAACTGAATGCAGAGCAATCTATTTCGTTTCGGCTATTAGAAAAAGCGGTTAAGTAA
- a CDS encoding DUF2164 domain-containing protein, translating into MKYIRIPKEERDEIALLIQQFFYEQNGDEIGEIFAENLLDFMLKEIGPYLYNQGVADAKDVLEQKYISMEEDLYALKRPTNIRR; encoded by the coding sequence ATGAAGTATATACGCATTCCCAAAGAAGAAAGAGACGAAATCGCCCTCCTCATTCAGCAATTTTTTTATGAACAAAATGGAGATGAGATTGGCGAAATCTTTGCTGAAAACCTTCTAGATTTCATGTTAAAAGAAATTGGTCCCTATCTGTATAATCAAGGTGTTGCTGACGCCAAGGATGTTCTTGAGCAAAAATACATTTCAATGGAAGAAGATTTATATGCCTTAAAGAGACCGACAAACATTAGAAGATAA